In the genome of Malania oleifera isolate guangnan ecotype guangnan chromosome 5, ASM2987363v1, whole genome shotgun sequence, the window acattccatcctcagtcagatgggtagactaagaggacgatacaaacaTTAGAGGATATGGTCTGTGCGTGCATATtggattttgagggtagttggactcaaaTCACGCCACTAGTagaatttgtgtataataacagttatcaaaccagcattggcatgacaccgtttgaggcgtTATACAGTAGTAGATGTCGTTCtcttttattttgggatgaagtgggtgagtggcgagtagtggggccagagcttgtatagcaagcgcgtgataaggttcgtcttatcagagacaggatcagtgcagctcagagctgatagaaaagttatgctgataatcgtagccggaatctagaatttgatgtgggtaatcatgtgtttttgaagatagctccgatgaaaggggttatgcgattcggaaagaagggtaaacttagtcctaggtttatcggtccatttgagattctaaagaaagtggggccggtagcctacaggctagctttaccacctgtgttgtccaggatccacgacataTTCTATATTgctatattaaggaaatacgtcccagatccttctcatatcatcagttatgatgaattagagttcagtgattcactggtgtataaggaggtaccaatacagattctagataggaaagtacaggaactacataacaagaagattactcaggtaaaagttttgtggagaatcatATAATTGAAAAGGCTTCTTaagaatccgaggagcagatgaggcagaggtatccgcatttatttcaagaagtttgattgggtaaaatgtaaatagttaggtactatttcttttgcaggtacatgtaatggtttaattagtataatattttagttttgggagaattttccttttgtatatgtaatctcccaggactcgaaatgtaaccacgatattcctccgccataagtgaggttaggtaataaaataagtagacctttttttTATTACTGGATGACGAGTTACGTAgaaagtaaatttcgaggatgaaattttctaaggaggggagaatgtaacgacctgaagaatattggtatttaaataataaaaagaaagggaaatggaaaccggaaacagaaggaggcagtcggcGACGttaaattttggaaagaataatctcgaggaatttttcagctcctcatcgacgaatacaagggactcgtcgacgagggtataacaggagctcgtcgatgaggataagattcgtcgatgagaagataccgagagaggatttttagaagcctgaaattcgttgacgagggttgaagttcatcgacgaactttctacaggactcgttgacgaggtgacgtggctcatcgatgaatctcgcagtataaatagggttaaatgtgaatttcacttcattttcctatgccgaatctctctctctcctcacacggtttttcttccttctctcttcgatttcgggccaaattttCGCTAGTTCGAGGATTTGAATCCACGACGacactcttggaaaagttctctgcaaatctcccagagcggatcatcggtgggactgaggtggaaaccatcccaaattcagggtaagactttctactcaatatttggatttttgacaattgaagaaagcgtagtacgcgtaggaatactgaactttagttatgggaaattccattttttagggtgttgaacggggaaccctgcgggtgcgggacaaattttcttagggccttttcaggaatcaggtaaggggataaattaagctagtattttatgaaaaatatgtttattgttatagcatttgattttaagaaaataaatatatttatatatgatttatatttgggaaaatgctgttgaaagtgatgatatgttaaatatacgaaaaacctgtttagtgtggcatgagtataaattaatatgaaatactattttctgggaatgtgttaatgatacagatttttataatggaaaattggcGTACGAGTCGAGATTTTGATATGTTTGCCGACATACAgactgagctatgtatatgatttaccggcgtatgaGCCgaactatggaaatgatttgccagcgtacaggctgagctatgtatatgatttgccggcgtacgggccgagctatggatgtaaTTTGCCAACGTACaagctgagttatggatatgatttgttggcgcacgggccaatgattttcatgatatacgtatatatgtaaaatgatatgattgatttgaaaattaatgatatgaagtATCCacgtatcacagtttcaatatatgttatatggtatcagaacctggttggcttgatctaggctaacacttgcacggtactattgctatgtgtccatggtcatcatgatcatgatatctgtgttaatgtcgttgtacgaagtggtgtgagattggatggtcgatatagtttttaagaagtgtgtgagcgccctagtgtacggactaggtctagcagacccatcagacttacggactgtacttttgacttggtagtggtcggccaaccattgtcaggtcccgcctttgggccacacaacctagtcatgtaggggtaatacatgacaacaaccagctaacctaccagaaatgttattgtattattattatatgagatgatatatgtttatgaaaatgatgtatgttttgccatgttttgatgatatatatgttttcccagatctggcataacagtttactgaatatgttctgtatggtatatgtataatacgaaatactcatgttgccacacacttgaattagtttatttcccttactgagaggtgtctcaccccaaaattttataaatttttcaggaaccccagataggagagcgggaaaagccccactgatttagtgctgtttgtctgccctctttgaagggtaagttttagtagggacaattggattttgtgggaaatgtccctagattttgtttttggattgtatatactgaaatacagtggatatagtgattttggtatttatggtaattgtgatggatgttttcgtatttataatattgtgattgtatgtttcctgctgctcaGGCTTCCGTTTCCTGCTGCtcaggcttccgttatgtgttctgatgtaaccctggtacccacgggtctaggcgAATGATGATCTGTTgagttgagttttgtgattttgtaatataaaaaaaaaatgtgaaaattaagcaggtcgtcattgtatatactgaaatacagtggatatagtgattCTGGTATTTAAGGTAAAGTGATgaatgttttcgtatttataatattgtgattgtatgtttcctgctgctcaGGCTTCCGTTACGTGTTCTGATGTAACCCTAGTACCTACGGGTTTAGGTGAATGATGATCTGTTAagttgagttttgtgattttgtaatataaaaaaaaatataaaaattaagcaggttgtcacactTTCTATCTTGATTTTGTGTCAAACCAAACAAAGAATTTATCCATGGAGAAGTTAATGGTTAGGAAAAGTTATTAGTATATAGATTAAATTAGTAAAATGACTCATATAATTTtggtaattatttatttaaataattactTAATTATATGGACTCCTCAGGGTTCAGTTGTTCGTGGGTGGGCTCCATATCGCGGTTGTTGGTGAGAGGAGTGGGTGGGTGGGTTGGTGGGAGTGGGACTTGGCACTTCGGAAAGACATCTCCCTACGAAAATGTAAAGGTGTTGCAGGTATATGATGGTCGTACAACGCAAactcctcttcctcctcctcttgCGCTTCCAATTTTCTCATCTAGTCGAGGTTAAGTTTGTAATTTCAGGATTTTCTTGTTTTAAATTTTCGAACTCAATTGCAGAACGTGAGATGCGAGATTCCTCTTTTCGGCTGCCTCAACTCACCTAACCTGGCCTCTTGCATTGTTCTGTCGGTACGTCGCTGCGCCGTGCCTCCCTCTCACGGCTCCGACCTCTTGGTGGCTCCTGTCTGACGGTGGGTTCTGTGTTGCATTGCCGCTGCTGTCGACTCTACGGCTCCATCTTCTAAGTTCAGCTCCCTTATTCATTGAGAATAATTTTCCTAGCAAATAGAAAAGCGAAGTCAAAGCAAAACTGGGGGCAGGAAAATGAAGGTAATCGAGAAGATCAGGACGGCGGGCGAAGGGAAGGTGGTGTTCTCGTTCGAATTCTTTCCGCCGAAGACGGAGGATGGGGTGGAGAATCTGTTCGAGAGGATGGATCGGATGGTGGCTCACAACCCAACGTTCTGCGACATCACCTGGGGAGCAGGTGGCTCCACTGCAGATCTCACCCTAGACATCGCCAACAGAATGCAGAACATGATCTGCGTGGAGACCATGATGCACCTCACCTGCACCAACATGCCCGTCGAGAAGATCGATCACGCCCTCACCACCATCAAGTCCAATGGCATCCAGAATGTCCTCGCTCTACGCGGCGACCCCCCTCACGGCCAGGACAAGTTTGTTCAGATCCAAGGAGGCTTTGCCTGCGCTCTCGACCTTGTACCAATTAACCAtatccccttcttcttcttcttcttctgttctAGGCCTTAAatctgtttttttgtttttgtttttgtttttgttttttcgtaatctctctgtctctctcttactctctctttctctctcgctGACTCGCTCGCGGTTGATTGCTTTGTTTATGTCTTTGCAGGTGAAGCATATTCGAGCCAAATATGGTGACTATTTTGGCATTACTGTGGCTGGTTATCCAGAGGCACATCCTGATGTCATACAAAGTGATGGCGTAGCTACTCTGGAAGGCTATCAGAACGATCTTTCTTATTTGAAGAGGAAGGTATTATGTTGCGTCGCAAATCACACCTTACCTCTGTTTCTTGTACGGTGAATTCGTTCGTGCGTGTTTCTTTGTGTTATTATGCCTACTAGTTGTGATGGCCATTTCTAACCGTAGTCACacacacgagagagagagagctttcaTGACAACGTGCAACTTAAAATTTCTTTCCAGCCgaaaaaaggaagagaaaatgTCTAATCGGCTCTCTATCCCGTGTTTTAATTCAGGGAAAAAATAGATATTCAAACTATAAGCCCTTCATCGAGtttcaactatttttttttttctttaactttTTGAGGCCGTGCCTATGTGGTCAATATGAGTTATTGTGTTAAGGGCCTGCCTGCCCATAGTTACCTGGTTCACCTCCACCCTGGAACTGCAATAAGGATTGCCCGTACCAAGTTGAGGGTCAATGGCGCCCTGGATTGATGGAGGTAGGGATCCAGATAGCCAAAATGGTGAACTAAATTTGTTAAcaatttcaaataaaaatcatttgaaaatatTCAGAACTTTCAAAACAAAGAGTAAGAAAAGTTGTAAATTTTTGTTGAAGTTTGAGTGTGAGTTGTGCTTGAACAATGAATGGTAGAACTGCCAGGGAGATGGTAGACGGGAAATCTCTGCCACAAAGCTGCTGCTATGAAGCCCGTGAAGGTGAGAGAAAAGGGCTTCCTGCTACTGCACAACATGCGATGTTGAGAGAAGAGGGCTGCAAAGAATGCAATGGTGAGATAAGAGGGCTCCCTGCTGCTGCAATGGTGGGTGGATTTTCAAACAggtgaaagagagagaaagaaagctGTTTAAGTGACTGAGGAATTTAACCCCTCCCCTCCTTTTTTTGTGTGGAAAGAAGGAACCCAATAGTGTTTGACACGTTTGCTTGAATacttattataattataattttttaatttttatattggtttatttatttaaagAGCCCAACAATTTTTTCACTAAGGATATCATTACTAAAAAATTAACTCATTAGCTTTcattaaaataaacaaattaatATACTAATTAATTGTTGTTGTTTATTTATAATTTGCATAATTTAATTGAGTAAGaataaaagcaggggtaaggtTGTGTACACTGTGATGACCCTTCCGTTACCCTGGCAAAGTGGGGAACCTTACGGCCCGGGGACGCCCTTTATAATTTAATTGAGTAAGAATGATAGTGATGTTTTTCTACCGTAACCTGAACCCATATGCACTATGTTCCAAGTAACTATTGGCCTGCCACATGTAGTGCTCCACTACAGAGTATGATTCTCATTCAATATATGGCTGTGAATCTTTAAGGTTGATTCTTGAGTGTCCAGCATTCCACTTGAGCATTGTCTAGCTTTGTAGTAAAGTAAAGCTTTTGTTACAAGTTTTGAATGCCTTTGTATGATGACCTAGAATTGTATAAAATTTGTGAAATTGTGAACGTTGTCATTCAATAGAAGGATATTGTTCAGATATTTATTCTCTATCGACATTTATTGTGGATTACTCTTATTGTGAAAAGGATCAAGCTTCTCCTTTCTTCACGGAATTTTGTTGCAAAATGGACTGTTTTGTAATTGTGTACGAAAACTTTTTGGCATGTCAAAAAGAATTTGGAGTTTTTTTTGAATGTTCCTGCACTAGTGGCCTCTATCTTGTATTTTCCCTCATGTACTAATGCATGTTTATTTATAGGTTGATGCAGGCGCGGATCTCATTGTCACTCAACTATTCTATGATACTGATATTTTCCTCAAATTTGTGAATGACTGTCGTCAAATTGGAATCACTTGTCCCATTGTTCCTGGGATTATGCCCATTAACAACTACAAGGGCTTCTTACGCATGACTGGTTTTTGTAAAACTAAGGTATGATACCTCTTATGCATTTCTGTCCAAAACTTTTGGGGCAAATTATATCCGAAGAGTATCGTGGAATATGCTTTGTGGGGTACAATTTAGAACTGCTTCTTggttcctctctctttctcctgcaaccctctccctcttctcttcttcGTCTTCTTATTCTTATTCCCTTCTCTCTCGCTGTTTCtcttttctgtttttattttctGCTCTGTGTCTATTTTATTCTGTCCTTCTGTCCCTCCCTTCTTctctttcttattcttcttttctctgtttctctcccttaatttctctctttctttatgTTTCTATATTTGTTCTACATCACTTTACCTATGCGTTGGGATAGGATATGGTATTTGGCATCTCTTTGGGCTTTTTGTGCTGGCTGTTTTGAAGGAATTTATTTGTAGGATGTTAAAGTGCGATTGGAAGGCTATGTTAAGCtgattgtatttcattttttttccccgttgtgttttgaggattttttgtCCTCTTTGTTGTATGCTCTTCTTTTTATTCTGTGAAATGTTACCAATGCAGGCTGCTTAGAAGTTCAAACTTTGGATAAAACTGAAGTTGATTGTTTTTGGCCTACAGTTGGTTGATTTTATTAGAATTGGATATGTGAAGGATGTGGATCCAACCTTCTCCATTTTGAGAATTTTCATACAGCCTAATAAGAAGTACCTTGTCTTCACTTCTATTTTAGGCTAAGTTTTACTATTTGaatgcatttacaatttcaaCACTTGTACCATTTGGcatttatttttatgtaaaaaaaaaaatttgagcttACTTGACATATGCTGCTATTAATAATCCCtatcaaaatttttttctattGGCGAGAACTTGAGATAGGAATGGGTGGCATCCCAGTCCTTTGTGCTCATATTGTGAAAGATAATTTCAGTATAGACCCATTGTTCTTGGTTgtgtttccatttttttttttccttgaaagGCGCAAATTTACTCTCTTCCTTGTGTTTTACTGTGTAGATATAATATGTTACGTCTCATGGACTGTTTGGTATGGTGCCATTGATATTGTAATGTGAGTTTGCATGCAATGACTAATTGTAGATACCATCCGAGATTACTGCTGCCTTGGAGTCTATCAAGGATAATGAAGAAGCTGTCAAAGCCTATGGAATTCACCTTGGAACTGAAATGTGCAAAAAGATTTTGGCTTATGGGATCAAGACATTACATTTGTATACGCTAAACATGGAGAAATCAGCATTGGCTATTCTTATGGTTGTTTCTTATATCCTATTAGCTAGTTCTGGCTTAAGAATTGCTTGGTATTGCTTGTCTACAATTACTATATTTAGATTTGAGCCTCACCAAATACTTGTGTTGGTAGAATCTTGGATTAATTGAAGAGACCAAAGTATCAAGGTCCTTGCCATGGAGACGCCCTACAAATGCTTTCCGCGCAAAAGAAGACGTACGACCAATATTCTGGTAAGAGAATGGAAATTTAGTTCACTTCAAAATTTGTATTGGTAATCAGGCACAAGCATGGCATTGTATTCAAATTTGGAAATCGATGCTAGACAACTAGAGGAAAATTAGGGAAATACATGTATGTTTTGtgaaggaaatttgggaatagtagGTAGAGCTAAAGATAGAAAATTAGGGATTTAAATGTAGTTCAAAGGGGAAATTGAACAAAATAATTTGGATATGAAGGTATAAACCAATAAGCCTCGTAGTAATAGGTTTTGGAGATCACACCTCGGAGAAGAAAGCCTCTCACATTCTAGAGTGTTAGGCTTTGCAACAAAcattgataattttttatttgatatCATCCATAAAATAAGTATCATCTCTCCCCGGCTTGGAAAAAGCTAAATATTGCTCAAATAAGTATGGTACAAATATTGAAATTCTGTTTTGAGAAACCAATTACAATTTGACTTGGGCCACCCTCTCTTGAAAAAAAATTCTTCGTAACCACAGGTTCTAAAATTTTTCTTGAAGCCACTGCTTGACATCCACAATCCAGCCTTGGTCATTATCAATGAtgatgatgtcatcaacataaactgctAGAAGCACCTCATTTGTCTTGTTGTGGTGAACAAAGATTGAATGATCAGAGTAGCTCTGAATGAAACCAAACCTGGAGACTACCtcactaaatttgtcaaactaGGCTCGAGGAGACTacttaagaccataaatggccgTATGCAATCTACATTCCTTATCATCCTCctcttgagcaacaaacctaggaggttgctccatgtatacctcttcCTGCAAAATCCAATACAAGAAGTTGTTTTTTACTACTAATTTGTATAAAGGCCAATCAAAATTAATTGCCAACGAAAATCAATTCATGAACAGAATTTAATCTGGCAATTGGAGTGAGGGTCTCAAAATAATCATAACCATATGTTTGAGTGTACCCTTTGGCAATCAATTGAGCCTTAATTTGTTCAGTAGAGCTGTTTGGAAGATATTTGACAGTTTTAAACCAATGACATCTAACCAATTGCTTACTAGGAGGAAGATCCACCAGTTCTCATGTCTCTTGAATGGTCAAAGCATTTATTTCTATATGCATTGCATGCTTCCACCCAGGGTTAGCTAGTGCTTCAACATGTGAGGTTTGACAAGGCAAAAGAAGGCATAAGACTAGGATGGTGTTGAACTAAAACTAAATAAGCAATAGCATAAGCAATTAATGACTGCTGAATGCATGTTGGGGTACCTTTTTCTGTGCGCAATTACCAAATCAAAGTCACGCTAGGATGGATCTCTAGGGCTAGAAGTTAAAACAATGAACGAAAGAAAAGGTAGATGCATGGTGGTAGTGATGTCTATGCTTGCTTTTCATCGTTCATAAACCCTCAAGTATTTGTTTGGGTTAATAACTAATGGATTCGAAGGAGTAGTAGAAGTTTCATCTAAAGGCATAGGGGTAGGGATAGGAGGATCAATGCATGAGGTGTGCCAGAAATCATCCTACggacagcagccaaatgaagatgatgaGGAGTCTGAAGAAACTGGCTAACTTGctgtacaacaaaagaaatgtctggttctagtaatggtgagatagacaagactacccaccaacaTTCGGTATAAATTGGGATCAAcaagtaagtcaccctcctctttgcgagacttgacatttaattccatggaagtatcaacagaagtaccctTCTAAAGGCCAGTTGTGGCCACCAAGTCAcgagcatacttatgttgattgagtgaaatacttgagggactacgattcacctcaagaccaagaaaatatgtgagtgACCCAAGAtatttcatatgaaaggactctgagagatgagtcttgaaTTGAGCAAGTAAAGTAGAATCGGAaccaataatcacaatatcatcaacataaaccaaaagaacaacaatacccatgtctgatttctgaagaaacaatgaagtgtcatacttgctctactgaaatgaaaattgtaataaagtggtgctaaatttatcaaaccaggccctcagagcttgtttgagaccataaagagagcgacgaatcttacacacatgtgaagtcggaAAGGGAAACAAGCCcgggggtggcttcatataaatacactctttaagatccccgtGATGAAAATCATTCTTGACCTCCATTTGATGTAGTGGCCAATCACTGGAAGCAGCAATAGCCAGAATCGTAcgaacagtagtcatcttagccataggagcaaaggtctcttcataattgacaccatattcctaattattcccaagtgcaacaaggtgAGCTTTGTAACGATCCATACTTCCATCAGATCATACCTTGACCAAGTAAACCCATTTACGACCCAAAGGAACAATGctgggaggacaaggctcaatgtcctaGGTGTGATTGCTCTCTTGAGcggcaatttcttcctgcatagcttgtcgccaacaatcatacttggcagcgtgtgagtaggatgtgggaatatctaaattggacaatgtaGCAATAAGAGCCGAAACAGAATTGCcagaacttgaagagggaaactCATACCTATCTGAGGGTACAAACACTTGAGAAGAGCGACGTACCAAAGGTTTTGGAGGTGCCGCAACTGACTGAATTTGGAAcgtggtaggatcagatatcgGATGAGCTACCAAAAGAGACTATAGGCGGGAGCGTCGCGTATACACAATATTTGGTTTAAAACGAGAACTGATTTGATGAGGATCCGAAAACagctcctcaaaggaggggagaattaTAGTAGAAGAGGAGGGTACAGAGGACacaagaaagaaatgttgatttttaaagaaaataacattTCTAGAGATGTgtgtacgatgtaatgtaggatcatagcaaacaaatcccttttgacacacattatatcCCAAAAATGCACATTGAACagattgagcagataatttatgtcgctcaggaggaggtaaatgaacaaaacatgcACAACCAAAGGTACAgaggttatcgtaactaggttgcttagcaaataagcagAAATAGGGAAACTCCAcgagtaggacttgagaaggtaaacgattaatcaaatagtagttttcagagcctcaacctagaacaaggatggaacagaggattcTAGTTAGAGAGTAtgtaccacatctaggagatgacgattttttCGTTTGGCTACTCCATTCTATTGGGGAGTAGTAGGACATGAATgttgatgaataatacctttagTTGCTAAAAATGCTTGAAACTCAGTAGACATGTATTCACCACTAGAATTTGTGCGTAATGTCTTAATAAaagcagaaaattgattgtcaacatgcgctaaaaactcagtgaaagtTGGAAAAGCTTCAGATTTAGAacgaagaaagtagacccaagtaaatctgctatgatcatcaataaaagtcacatagtatttaaattttttatgtgaACTAACCagggaaggtccccaaacatcactatggataaagATCAAAACACTGTGgagctctactagcatgcaaagggaagggaagagttttgcttttaccaagtttgcaagaggcacactcaagagataaagaagaacgttctttattaccaagtaaactaGAGTTCAATAAatgagataagatctgagtattgggatggcctaaacgacgatgccacaccatactaagatctgaaacattattacaagcaaaagacttaatagaagaaaccGGAGAACGTGTTGGAAtaggcaaaagtagtggaaacaagcgccccactttaggtcccttcgtGATCGGCTCCCTCGTTACTTGGTCCcgcacaacacaaccattactagaaaaattaacagcacaattgttatcaactaattgaccaacataaataagattcgtggaaagttgaggagcaagaaacacattggtgaacttagaagaggcatctctGACAACAGCTATTGGCAAAGAATTGCCATTGGCAGTCTGAATAGCAGATTGTAACCAGCAtagggccgaacatgacacaGGGTAGTGGGATTATTTGTCATGTGATTATAGGCACCCGAGTCCACATACCAgagtttagtagaattgttactTTAGAGCCCCCTTGCTGATAATGCTGAAATTAGCATCTATTGCACCATTTCGGGTGTGCAGTAATTCACTGTAGGTGGTGCAGGAACAAAGGAGTCACTTGAAGAAGAGCCAGGGGTCACAAAAGTCACTGTGGGAGTGTACAATAATAGAAGTCTATAATGCCTAGGCCTGACGATTCTGCAGGTGGATACGAcagtctttgataatgtgacccttcttctttgataatgtgacccttct includes:
- the LOC131156521 gene encoding probable methylenetetrahydrofolate reductase (NADH), giving the protein MKVIEKIRTAGEGKVVFSFEFFPPKTEDGVENLFERMDRMVAHNPTFCDITWGAGGSTADLTLDIANRMQNMICVETMMHLTCTNMPVEKIDHALTTIKSNGIQNVLALRGDPPHGQDKFVQIQGGFACALDLVKHIRAKYGDYFGITVAGYPEAHPDVIQSDGVATLEGYQNDLSYLKRKVDAGADLIVTQLFYDTDIFLKFVNDCRQIGITCPIVPGIMPINNYKGFLRMTGFCKTKIPSEITAALESIKDNEEAVKAYGIHLGTEMCKKILAYGIKTLHLYTLNMEKSALAILMNLGLIEETKVSRSLPWRRPTNAFRAKEDVRPIFWANRPKSYISRTVGWDQYPRGRWGDSCNPSYGALADYQFMRPRARDKKLHEEWAVPLKGMEDIQERFMKHCLGKLRSSPWSELDGLQPETKIINEHLGNINMKGFLTINSQPAVNGAKSDSPSVGWGGPGGYVYQKAYLEFFCSKEKLNALVEKCKVHPNLTYMAVNKEENWMSNINKTDVNAVTWGVFPAKEITQPTVVDPASFIVWKDEAFEIWSKGWAQLYPEGDPSRKMLEEVQNSYFLVSLVDNDYIHGDLFAVFNDF